TATCGGTTGAACCAATAAACTAGTGAACCAGTAGCTTGATCGGTTCGATCACTGGTTCGGTTCTAACAACTATGTTTcaatctaatttcaaaaatttcggTTTACTCAATTTATTCTCCCAACTTAATAGTTATGACTCACATTGGTTCCTAATCTTATTTTTGTCACTATCTTACAAAATCGTTAATGACATGCTGAGATGGACTAACGACTGCTACATTATACATTCTAGCGACTATTTGATGTgacaattgaaattttttttactttatttttttcaactGAACACTTAAAACCCTAATATGAGTCACGGATACCTAAGTTAAAAAATCAAACTAAGtaaattgaaactttaaaaaTCAGATTAAAGCTCAAATATAACTTCAAAACAGAACTTTAACTTATGTAGTGATTAATTTAAATGAGaaccaaataaatcaaaattcaacataatttttatcgatgttttcaaattcgaaatttctataccaaaattaacttggatttttctttaaattaaaaatttaatgaaatagtAACTTTAATTATCTTAACCAATGTcctaattaattacttttatgTCTTAAAAAAACTGTATAtgagaagaaaataattaatttatctactttaataaatagttattttactaaaatgaaagaaactattttttttagaattttttaagaattaattaatcttatatatattttgttacactacatttagttacaaaaattttatttatttctaatgcttatattaaaaataaaaaaattttaaattagttaatcttaatctataatataataataatatagtaattattttatatattgtacgaatataaattaattatttttttatttataaaaattttaagaggtttgaacttgttttatatatatatatatatatatatatatatatatatatatatatatatatatatattgataaatgtgatatatttttttatgtaaataatctttaaaaaaatctaatagttaatctattaccttttttgttttagtccaaattaaatcttttttattatttttggaaagaaaatcttttgaggaatttaataatatgtgatGAGGAACACCGAATAAATTATACAGaaaccaattaaaacacaatatgaaaacatctttaaaaaaagacgttttagaCGTTTTTATCTGAGTGGCTTCCTTTAAAGAATCCTTATTTCTAATAACATGTAATTTTATCGCATAATATACTAAATTTCTTTTagaaaggaagttgcaactaCTAACTAAAATATTTCTTATAATGTGAATTCATGATCTTATAGAATATCATATGTTGGACAATACAACCGTATGTCATTAAACTTGCAAAATAAAGTTGAACGTGTATATAgaatttatttatgtttttgacAGGGGAtgatgtaaataaaaaaatggtcCAACACATGTAAACAAGGCAATATTAATGCAATATATACATTTGATCATCTAAGAAGTTTGCGCGTAGCACGGGTCTTACACTAGTAAATTTAACATttcaatatttttgttaaataaattttatttgtatgAGTTCAtgattgaatttatttttttttaaacgcTAAAAATAATACCAGccttaatttgtatttttttaaataaatgcGTTGGGAAAGTGCACTTGGCAGTTGAGCACTCCTTATAGCTTGTTTCCTCAACGGTTAACAACGTCAACGTTATTTGCTTTTTCCCAAACACAACAAGCAAAACGAAAGCTTCGTCACAAAATTCCGAAAGTCGTGCTTCCATGCCTTTATTCCATTCCATTCTCTTGATCCATATTGAAAACAATCCTTCATGTATGTGCAAACTGCAAAATCACCATCACTATACTAATTACTATACACTCTCTATTATCAaatcttaatttctttttctgctTAGTTACCAGTTGCCATGCTTTCCTGAGAAATATTTTCATTTTCccgagaaaataaataataacagaaaagaagaaaagaaatgtcgGACGCTTTGATCAATGGATTGGCCGGAGCTGGGGGAGGGATCATTTCTCAGCTCATAACATACCCTCTTCTAACTGTAAGAATTTGGTTTCAAAAACCGATCCTCTCGTGAAAATAGTGGGTTTTCTCTTAAGACGTGAAAGATTTGagttttataattattttttctgGTGTGATCTGCAGTTAAACACTCGCCAACAAACCGACCATGATGTAAAGAAAATCAAGAGTAAAGTTGGAACCCTCGACCAAATGTGCCAGgtccttttttctctctttaTTTCAGCTTGAATCATAATGCCAtagtgtatttttttttttttttggctaaataatttattttatgaaaGGAAGAAAGCGAGGTTTGTGATTGTTgggaaaaaaaatattgatatagGTTGTGAAGGAAGAAGGGTGGGAACGATTGTATGGAGGGTTGATACCATCACTAGTTGGTACTGCTGCATCTCAGGTGAGCTTATTTCAGCTTACTATATTTggagattttttattttttgtatcagACACCTCTTCTTGTGTAATGATAACTGTTGTTGATGTTGCTGCAAGTTTTTCTAAGGTGATCTCACACTCCCTCTAATGGTCGAGAGGTGTGTCAGTTTGGCATACAAGAAAAAATGAGTGTATAAAACATTGCTGCTATTTGTTTACTTTGTTGATCAATATTGATATTTCCTAATTTCTAaacaaagaattttttttttaatttacaagtTAGGAAGGAGATTAGGATGATGTTTAGGAAATGTATATCACACTATTTGTTGATATATTTCATTTTTGTGATAATGAATGGGAAAATTAGATTGAAAATAAACTCCAAAGTGATCTTGGAGATTGACCGCTTACACTAAAATAGTCTTTGATATCCCAATTACATTAATTACGTCCCAGAGATAGGCAAAAATGTACTATACTAGTCCTTAATAGCATGATGAGTCACTTATAGAAAAGGGCCGAAGGACTAATATGGTGTAATTTTGCCAATCTCGAATAAGCAGAAGTTTTGCTTGGTGAATAGTGTGTTAAAATGTTTATCTCATAGAAGGCCAACAGGGTAGCCTATAATGATCATCTTCCAATTTTTCTTCTTATGTTAGTGGTAAAAGATTATCCTTTGACACTTTATTAAGATGGATAAGGAAACTTTAGAGACTTATTTAATATAACTATTGACATACTTTACTTATTTGTTTGATTCAGAATGAACTATGGAAGTTTTCCAACTAGCCATGATTGCTGCATCATGTATTTTTATAGCAACATGTTCAAtgtttttttttgaatttcataTTGGTTTAGTTTCTCACAAATTTTATGGTACAGggtgtttattattatttctatcAAGTATTCAGGAACAGAGCCGAAGAAGCTGCACTAACACAAAAAAAGATTGGCATCAGTGATGGATCAGTTGGAATGCTATCCTCTCTTTTTATTGCTGCTTTATCTGGGTACTTTTCTTCTGCCCAGAAAAGAACCCCTATGGTTATAGTTTGTTTTTGCCCCAGCAAATTTAAGTGCATGAGTAATGGTTCTACtttattttcttataattcAATCATATGCTTTGTGAAGTGTTGTCGATTTGACCTTCCAACATCATGTTAGTGAAAATCAATGATTAGATAATATGATCTCAATGacttaattcttttattttatttttggtaggTCTCTTAATGTGCTTTTGACGAATCCTATATGGGTTGTTGTCACCCGTATGCAGGTAATTTAGTTACATGATAACATTGTTTTAAAGAGAAGGAATCATGGAAAGAAATGATTTCTTACATTGAACttgattattattgtttttgtcTTTTCAATTTTTGTGGAAAACCATTTTTTACTATGCAGACACAAAGAAAAGAGTCAAATAAGAAAGATCCTGACATGGGATTGTTAATTGTTGGTGGTGAAGAAAGCGTTCCTCTTCCTGCAGATAAGCCTCTTCCATATGACACTAAACATGTGGTAGGTAAATTCTTTGTCAGTGATCTCTTTGTGATATTCGAACAAATAGACCGAGACAATTGTGATTATTATTGATTTGTTAAGTATATCATCACCCTTGAAAGATTAACTTTGTTGGAAAAAAGACCATTCAAACATTAATAATGATCATCCGACACTTGAAGGGTTAATATGTTTTGTTTTAGTTTTGACTAAACACCATCATATGTCGACGTGTAATATACCATAGTTACATGTTTCACCAATTAGATGACGTGTCACGTACTAATTTATACGTACCAATTTACAATTTATCTGCGTATGAAAACATcataagtatattttttatataaatattttacatgTGGCGTACCGCGTATCGATTCCCATACCATAACGCAACGTACTAATATGTGTTTGCAGATACAAGAAGTCTACGAAGAAGGTGGAATCCTTGGTTTCTGGAATGGTGTGTTACCATCATTGATCATGGTACgttcgaaaataaattatttcatTATCATCACATGAACTATTATTGATTGTTTTTCACTAATTGCAGGTATGCAACCCTTCCATTCAGTTCATGCTGTATGAAACCATGTTATTAAAGATGAAAAGAAGGCCTTATGGGAATAAGAAGGGTAGAAAGGGGGTAACTGCATTTGAGGTATTATTCTCATTTTGCTTCTCTAGGTATATAACTTCCAACTGATATCATATTCACACCTTCCTTCCCTTATTTTGCTTTTGATTGTTTACAACATTTGTCAGACTAAGATTCCCTTATGGCACTAGATATTTCTTCTTGGAGCTTTCGCTAAGCTTGGAGCTACTGTTGTAACTTATCCTCTTCTAGTTCTCAAggtatattttattatctttctCAACATTTTGGTTTGAATTGGCTAAATATGATCCTTAAAAAGAATGCAGCCTCTAATTGTCTGAGTTAAGTCTTGATTTAGTGCATGTTTGAGCgccattattttgttaaaaaaaaatcttttttcaatgaaaaaagatctttttttattttttaacgtgtttggcaaatttctagtagtaaaagtaaaagcactagtaaaataaaaaaaagatcttttttgagaagctgtaatttacatctttttttaaaagatcttttttccttaaaaaaaagatgtttttcatgtaataaataaacaaaaaagtacttttatattgttatacccaaacataattgatagataaaaagacctttttacatgagatatccaaacataaaattacttttacttctctataagatcttttaaaaaaagataactcgaaaaaagatcttttcttaGAAGCTCACCCAAACAAGCCCTTAATCTCTAATATCTTAAATGTCATATTCTTGTCCTAAATATTTATGTCGTCCTATTTTTGTCTTCTAgacaatattaaaattttttcttctaaaaatacattttttttgtcttttttattCTCAAATTACTAGAACCATTGCTACAACTACTATAATTATGATTGTGTTCATTACCGAAAAGAAGATGATAATCAAAGAAATGATatgttaaaagaaaaatttttaattttgaccaAAGCGCTAAAATAGGATGAGATAAGACGTATATGACAAAAATAAGATGTTTCCAATACAAGGAACGAAATTAAGACGTAGTTCAAATATTAAGAACTAAAACAGTAATCTGCTGAAGTATCTTTGCTTGGGCTGTGTGATGGGTTGAGTTGTGTTTTGGTTCCACCATTAATCAGGATAAGTAAGGAATGTTTTTTTCGTTTCTATTCCCACTTGTATGTTCTTACAGTCAAGGCTTCAAGCTAAACAGGATAAAACAGGGGACAACAGGCACCATTATACAGGTGTGAGTTATGCCAATCTTCTGTTATAAATGCATGCCATAATCCAATTGTGTTAGGTTTCTTGTCCTGTGATCTTGTTTTGTCAATGAAGACACGACAGTATGAAGATCAACGGAGACATAGCCCCAACTTTAATGCTTTTAGTTCCTATAGAAAAAAATTGGTCCCCCAATGTTGTAAGGAAACAACATCTAGTAATACCCCAAACTTTTAATCATCAAATTAGTCCCCAAACTTT
This sequence is a window from Arachis stenosperma cultivar V10309 chromosome 10, arast.V10309.gnm1.PFL2, whole genome shotgun sequence. Protein-coding genes within it:
- the LOC130957883 gene encoding peroxisomal nicotinamide adenine dinucleotide carrier-like; translated protein: MSDALINGLAGAGGGIISQLITYPLLTLNTRQQTDHDVKKIKSKVGTLDQMCQVVKEEGWERLYGGLIPSLVGTAASQGVYYYFYQVFRNRAEEAALTQKKIGISDGSVGMLSSLFIAALSGSLNVLLTNPIWVVVTRMQTQRKESNKKDPDMGLLIVGGEESVPLPADKPLPYDTKHVIQEVYEEGGILGFWNGVLPSLIMVCNPSIQFMLYETMLLKMKRRPYGNKKGRKGVTAFEIFLLGAFAKLGATVVTYPLLVLKSRLQAKQDKTGDNRHHYTGTWDAIVKMINYEGIYGFYKGMGTKIVQSVLAAAVLFMMKEELVKGVQSFLAKDGSNAVKRKQ